One Pichia kudriavzevii chromosome 3, complete sequence genomic window carries:
- a CDS encoding uncharacterized protein (PKUD0C11440; similar to Saccharomyces cerevisiae YPR184W (GDB1); ancestral locus Anc_7.541), with translation MTKVVLLRIGDRGEPVVANSHKGVLTFPACPPNLDAPEDAPLFTLRFYIVSGSKICNDGKIWTNVRNNYHDEFDRFKFTSHDIETSIYKDVKLDIKIFSPGSYSYYVTYSDLNAQEEEVEKVSETYNFVVPPSLFINNKYLTFNSISMQSVVSKWVGNDFNRDWIPLLENIRDKGYNMVHFTPLQKRGESNSPYSIYDQFQFDDVFRTEDDVKRMVNLLHDKYGILSLTDIVFNHTANNSDWLKEHPESGYNEETAPHLIPAIKLDSLLQDFSENLTHFGYSPYIENENDLQRIMDGIKIHVLGELKLWEFYIINIPVHINELEEYWKSPNITFEKVEIPEETTSNLKKLADFIVEHCKVKDFNILGERFANKLDIKKFANILANIYGFDSETYEIKENAKIILDEINLPLYHDYDADNEVLCTQLYNRSKYLRLDENGPKLGEVTKKAPLTEQYFTKVEDKNGKVWSLANNGWIWGGNPLVDFASSESRAYLRREVIVWGDCVKLRYGTKPEDSPYLWERMINYSKMSARLFDGFRIDNCHSTPIHVGIAMLDAARKVNPNLYVAAELFTGSEEYDIIFVQKLGISSLIREAMQAHSVSELSRLCHKHGGRPIGSYRWIPLDSIAYPAKKSEYLKSCDEEIKFKSEVPIPPLVTSDEPHALFMDCTHDNEMPAQKRTVEDTLPTAALVAFCSCANGTTMGFDECYPKLLDVVKETRKYSYGKDMGIAKVKKLLSDIRQDIANQSTDDMERNETYVHHENEFITIHRFNAKTCKGYLLVARTKFYQDGDQTLSPIVLHGMKATPQFSYALLDKSYEDGAAKGDGFIHPKKTELLKLDPLKCDFDLDSSTTTIFTPGYFPQGSIAVVATETIGCGSDLDDFVRTGAFEAAKDLTLNDINAILYRCESEERDATNGESGVYYVPGYGPLVYAGIQGWVSLLKNIIENNELAHPLSNHLREGKWALDYVSNRLIPYENDENDIHKFRNWLESRFYRLKDTPNFLIPRFFALIVGVAYEALRFRALQLMSDMIQNSTVFIQSLAMVSVQMVGKTNSASIDPFKQIPSLAAGLPHFSHDFMRCWGRDVFISARGLLLSTERYSVARDHILCFAKTLKHGLIPNLLGSGREPRYNARDAVWFYLQFIQDYIELVPNGSDILKETVKRRFPLDDTYVPFDDPRAFKTESTIEDIIYEVLTRHARGIKYREANAGPQIDSQMRDEGFNVEIHVDWNNGLVFGGNPWNCGTWMDKMGESVCAGNKGYPGTPRDGAAIEINGLMKSAIRFVIELNEKGLFKYDHVINQHGDKVTFKAWDKLLVDNFERCFYIPTHPSEDKNYDINNKAVHRRGIYKDLYKSSKEYEDYQLRGNFPIAYNVAPELFKRKHAYVAIRMTDKVLAGPIGLKTLDPQDHDYRPYYHNGIDNSDFATSKGRNYHQGPEWVWIYGYFIRAFAKLHFEEIDRCTIDKCIPSQYLYQLIWKRLSKHKKWLSESEWSGLTELTNQDGALCPDSCPTQAWSASCILDLYMDVWFEYGRGFRQVDV, from the coding sequence atgaCCAAAGTTGTGCTTTTAAGAATCGGTGACCGTGGTGAGCCGGTGGTTGCAAACAGCCATAAGGGTGTCTTAACGTTTCCAGCATGCCCTCCTAATTTGGATGCCCCCGAAGACGCTCCCCTGTTTACCTTAAGATTTTATATAGTCAGTGGATCGAAGATATGTAACGATGGTAAAATTTGGACTAACGTTAGGAACAACTACCAcgatgaatttgatagaTTTAAGTTCACCTCCCATGACATTGAAACTTCGATATACAAAGATGTTAAACTAGacatcaaaattttttctccaGGTTCATACTCCTATTATGTTACCTACTCTGACTTGAATGCacaggaagaagaagttgaaaaagtttctGAGACTTACAATTTCGTTGTTCCACCTTCActattcatcaataataagTACTTGACTTTCAATTCAATCAGCATGCAGTCAGTGGTCTCCAAGTGGGTTGGTAACGATTTTAATCGTGACTGGATACCGCTTTTAGAGAATATAAGGGATAAAGGTTACAATATGGTCCACTTTACCCCTTTGCAAAAGCGAGGTGAGTCCAATTCTCCTTATTCCATTTACGACCAGTTTCAATTTGACGATGTTTTTAGAACTGAAGACGATGTCAAGAGAATGGTGAATCTCTTACATGATAAATATGGTATACTCTCATTGACTGATATCGTGTTTAACCATACGGCTAACAATTCAGATTGGTTAAAAGAGCATCCTGAGTCTGGTtacaatgaagaaactgCACCTCATTTGATCCCTGCCATTAAATTGGATTCCCTTTTACAAGATTTTAGTGAGAACTTGACGCATTTTGGCTATTCAccatatattgaaaatgaaaatgaccTACAAAGGATCATGGATGGTATCAAGATCCATGTTCTAGGTGAACTAAAGCTTTGGGAGTTTTATATTATTAACATTCCAGTTCATATTaatgaattggaagaataCTGGAAGTCACCTAATATAACTTTTGAGAAGGTTGAGATCCCAGAAGAAACCACTTCCAACCTAAAAAAGTTGGCAGATTTCATTGTCGAGCATTGTAAGGTTAAGGACTTCAATATCCTAGGTGAAAGATTTGCAAATAAGCTTGACATTAAGAAATTTGCCAATATTTTAGCAAACATTTATGGCTTTGACTCTGAAACTTACGAAATCAAGGAGAATGCCAAGATAATTTTAGACGAAATCAACTTACCTCTATATCATGACTATGACGCTGATAATGAAGTACTGTGCACGCAGTTATACAATAGATCTAAATATCTTAGGTTGGATGAAAACGGCCCAAAGCTAGGCGAAGTCACAAAAAAGGCACCTTTAACTGAACAGTATTTTACCAAAGTCGAGGATAAGAATGGTAAGGTCTGGTCTTTAGCAAACAATGGGTGGATATGGGGCGGTAATCCATTGGTGGATTTTGCATCTTCTGAGTCTAGAGCTTATTTACGTAGAGAAGTTATTGTGTGGGGTGATTGTGTAAAGTTGCGGTATGGTACCAAACCAGAAGATTCCCCTTACTTATGGGAAAGAATGATcaattattcaaaaatgtcTGCCAGATTATTTGATGGATTTAGAATCGATAATTGCCATTCAACACCAATCCATGTTGGTATTGCAATGTTAGATGCTGCCAGAAAAGTCAATCCAAACTTGTATGTCGCCGCAGAGCTTTTCACCGGAAGTGAAGAATATGATATCATCTTTGTCCAGAAATTAGGAATTTCCTCCCTAATCAGAGAAGCAATGCAAGCCCATTCGGTATCAGAATTGTCAAGGTTATGCCACAAGCATGGAGGTAGACCAATTGGCTCTTACCGGTGGATTCCTTTAGATTCAATTGCATACCCAGCAAAGAAATCTGAGTATCTTAAATCATGcgatgaagaaattaaattTAAGTCAGAAGTTCCTATCCCACCACTAGTTACGTCGGATGAGCCACATGCACTTTTTATGGACTGCACTCATGATAATGAGATGCCAGCCCAGAAAAGAACTGTTGAAGACACTCTTCCAACTGCCGCCCTAGTCGCCTTTTGTTCGTGTGCAAATGGAACTACCATGGGTTTTGATGAATGTTATCCTAAATTGCTAGATGTTGTAAAAGAGACTAGAAAATACTCTTATGGTAAAGATATGGGTATTGCCAAAGTGAAGAAACTCCTAAGTGACATTAGACAAGATATTGCAAACCAGAGCACTGACGATATGGAAAGAAATGAAACTTATGTTcatcatgaaaatgaattCATTACTATTCATAGATTCAATGCAAAGACTTGTAAAGGCTATCTACTGGTTGCACGTACTAAGTTTTATCAGGATGGGGATCAAACTCTGAGTCCAATAGTTTTGCATGGTATGAAAGCAACTCCCCAGTTTTCATATGCTCTTTTGGATAAGTCTTACGAAGATGGTGCAGCTAAAGGAGATGGTTTTATTCATCCTAAGAAAACTGAACTTCTTAAGTTGGATCCACTGAAGTGTGACTTTGATTtagattcttcaacaacaaccatcTTCACACCAGGATACTTTCCTCAAGGATCTATCGCAGTTGTTGCGACTGAAACTATTGGTTGTGGTTCTGATTTAGATGACTTTGTCAGAACGGGCGCGTTTGAAGCTGCTAAAGATTTGACGCTAAATGATATCAATGCAATTTTATATAGATGCGAGTCTGAGGAAAGAGATGCGACAAATGGAGAATCAGGGGTATATTATGTTCCTGGATATGGTCCACTGGTTTATGCTGGAATTCAAGGCTGGGTTTCTTTGCTGAAGAacattattgaaaacaatgaacTAGCCCATCCTTTGTCTAACCATTTGAGGGAAGGGAAGTGGGCACTAGACTATGTGTCGAATCGGTTAATACCttatgaaaatgatgagaATGATATCCATAAATTTAGGAACTGGTTGGAATCCAGGTTTTATAGGCTCAAAGATACTCCAAACTTCTTGATTCCAAGATTCTTTGCTTTGATTGTTGGTGTTGCTTACGAAGCTCTAAGATTCAGGGCACTTCAACTAATGAGTGACATGATTCAAAATTCCACTGTGTTCATTCAAAGTTTGGCAATGGTATCAGTCCAAATGGttggaaaaacaaatagCGCATCAATTGATCCTTTCAAACAAATACCTTCCTTGGCTGCTGGCTTGCCCCATTTCAGCCATGATTTTATGAGATGTTGGGGTAGGGACGTTTTTATTTCGGCTAGAGGACTCCTATTATCCACAGAGAGGTACTCAGTTGCGAGAGATCATATCTTATGTTTTGCTAAAACACTAAAACATGGTTTGATTCCAAACTTGCTAGGATCTGGAAGGGAACCAAGGTATAACGCCAGAGATGCTGTTTGGTTTTACTTGCAATTTATTCAAGATTATATTGAACTAGTTCCTAATGGTTCAGATATTTTAAAGGAGACAGTCAAGAGAAGATTCCCATTAGATGATACCTATGTTCCATTTGACGATCCTAGAGCATTCAAAACCGAATCTACAATTGAGGATATTATTTATGAAGTTCTAACTAGACATGCTAGAGGTATCAAATATAGGGAAGCCAATGCAGGGCCTCAGATTGATTCTCAGATGAGAGATGAAGGCTTTAATGTTGAGATCCACGTTGATTGGAACAATGGGTTAGTGTTTGGTGGTAATCCATGGAATTGCGGTACATGGATGGATAAGATGGGTGAATCTGTGTGTGCAGGTAACAAAGGATACCCCGGTACACCAAGGGATGGTGCAGCTATTGAGATCAACGGGTTGATGAAGAGTGCCATTAGGTTTGTTATtgaattgaatgaaaagGGACTATTTAAATACGATCATGTGATCAATCAACATGGCGACAAAGTTACGTTTAAGGCTTGGGACAAGTTGCTTGTGgacaattttgaaagatgcTTTTACATTCCAACCCACCCAAGCGAAGATAAGAATTACgatatcaataataaagCTGTTCACAGAAGAGGAATTTACAAGGATCTCTACAAGAGTTCCAAAGAATATGAAGATTATCAACTAAGAGGAAATTTCCCTATTGCTTATAATGTAGCTCCTGAACTGTTCAAAAGAAAGCATGCGTATGTCGCTATAAGAATGACAGACAAGGTGCTAGCTGGTCCAATTggattgaaaacattggaTCCCCAAGATCATGATTATAGGCCATATTACCATAATGGCATTGATAATTCTGACTTTGCGACCTCGAAAGGCAGAAATTATCACCAAGGGCCTGAATGGGTCTGGATATATGGTTACTTTATTAGAGCTTTTGCAAAGCTTCATTTTGAGGAGATTGACAGATGCACTATTGATAAATGCATTCCAAGTCAGTATTTATACCAAttaatttggaaaagatTGAGCAAGCATAAAAAATGGTTATCTGAGAGTGAATGGAGCGGATTGACAGAACTAACCAATCAAGACGGAGCCCTTTGCCCAGATTCGTGTCCTACTCAAGCTTGGAGTGCTTCATGTATTTTAGACCTTTACATGGATGTGTGGTTTGAGTATGGGCGTGGCTTCAGGCAAGTTGATGtttaa
- a CDS encoding uncharacterized protein (PKUD0C11460; similar to Saccharomyces cerevisiae YBL028C; ancestral locus Anc_3.313), whose translation MAHSLRSKSKLKAKKVKTSNPNSDYFKTQESRSQRLAEKLKENLEKQAAAKVTATDSKDPDEMDTDTPKTLQTPAEELVNVKTHGWRKSRAANYKKKKASKKNKSLKF comes from the coding sequence ATGGCACATTCTCTCAGATCGAAGTCCAAGCTCAAGGCCAAGAAGGTCAAGACCTCAAACCCAAATTCAGACTATTTCAAAACCCAAGAATCAAGGTCACAAAGGCTAGctgagaaattgaaggaaaacttGGAGAAACAGGCAGCAGCCAAAGTGACTGCAACCGATTCTAAGGATCCTGACGAAATGGATACTGATACTCCAAAAACATTACAGACACCAGCAGAAGAGTTGGTCAATGTCAAGACTCATGGATGGAGAAAATCTAGGGCAGCTAActacaaaaagaaaaaggcctcaaagaagaacaagtctttgaagttttga
- a CDS encoding uncharacterized protein (PKUD0C11470; similar to Saccharomyces cerevisiae YBL027W (RPL19B) and YBR084C-A (RPL19A); ancestral locus Anc_3.312), translating into MANLRLQKRLAASVLGCGQRKIWLDPSETTELAQANSRAAIRKLYKNGSIVKKPTTVHSRSHARALAESKRGGRHMGYGKRKGTANARMPTQVLWMRRLRVLRRLLAKYRDAGKIDRHLYHSLYKSAKGNSFKHKRALVEHVIQAKAEATREKALKEEAEARRTRNKAARERRAARLAEKRDALLNEA; encoded by the exons AT GGCTAACCTCCGTTTACAAAAGAGACTTGCTGCTTCCGTTTTAGGTTGTGGTCAAAGAAAGATTTGGTTAGATCCAAGTGAAACTACTGAACTTGCACAAGCTAACTCCAGAGCTGCAATCAGAAAGTTATACAAGAATGGTTCCATTGTTAAGAAGCCAACTACTGTTCACTCCAGATCTCATGCAAGAGCTTTAGCTGAATCCAAGAGAGGTGGTAGACACATGGGTTACGGTAAGAGAAAGGGTACTGCTAACGCAAGAATGCCAACCCAAGTCTTATGGATGAGAAGATTAAGGGTCTTGAGAAGACTGTTAGCTAAGTACAGAGACGCAGGTAAGATCGACAGACACTTATACCACTCCCTTTACAAGTCTGCTAAGGGTAACTCTTTCAAACACAAGAGAGCTTTAGTTGAACACGTTATTCAAGCAAAGGCTGAAGCTACCAGAGAAAAGGCATTAAAGgaagaagcagaagcaaGAAGAACTAGAAACAAGGCTGCAAGAGAGAGAAGAGCTGCTAGATTAGCAGAAAAGAGAGATGCTTTACTTAACGAAGCTTAa
- a CDS encoding uncharacterized protein (PKUD0C11480), giving the protein MGSVDSGDYSSLADDSNIDLAALESDSDYYSSSSQSISGSLSSSSTDYALQRRNNPQNFQPIVAPDNLVASETYSTPDNCSKLPKVSRSTTNKSYYNNRKTASKIPSISKTYSGKSVEASHKSSNSWGEMVASPSKFNETSSQSFLNSGYKVNTNTSSDFHNNNRSETVDRDNSYGDDSYSFDYMSNVKSKPGDQLKTTWAMPMQNERQYKDLQIINEVSKLQNLSFFSKDYVDNLENLKVSQLELLIDMVKLTDNSFNEFFTIWNNFEPRHKTSKGESRNGNPLLSSLSPERSSSKTSYDIDSNESENGIDGKINEEVKDANDERSSNVEDIEKNINDNDGAEVGMTWFDINNSEGFKLMEKRKENILLDLDKINESIDQIDSLTKSMWTSM; this is encoded by the coding sequence ATGGGATCTGTCGATTCTGGCGACTATTCCTCTTTGGCAGATGATTCAAATATCGATCTTGCGGCATTAGAATCTGACTCTGATTATTATTCAAGCTCCTCTCAATCAATTTCAGGATCcctttcatcatcttctacAGACTATGCCCTTCAAAGACGTAATAACCCGCAGAACTTTCAACCTATTGTTGCCCCAGATAATTTGGTTGCTTCTGAAACTTACAGCACACCTGACAATTGCTCAAAACTCCCAAAAGTGAGTAGGTCAACTACAAACAAATCATATTACAATAACAGAAAAACAGCCAGCAAAATCCCATCGATTAGTAAGACTTATTCCGGAAAATCAGTCGAAGCGTCTCATAAGTCTAGCAATAGCTGGGGGGAAATGGTTGCCTCTCCttccaaattcaatgaaacCAGCTCTCAGTCTTTCTTGAATTCCGGTTATAAAGTAAATACCAACACATCATCTGATTTtcataataataatagaaGTGAAACAGTTGATAGAGATAACTCCTACGGTGATGACTCATATTCGTTTGACTATATGAGTAACGTCAAATCCAAGCCTGGTGATCAGCTCAAAACTACATGGGCAATGCCGATGCAAAATGAGAGGCAGTATAAAGATTTACAGATTATTAATGAAGTGTCTAAATTGCAAAATCTTagttttttctcaaaagatTATGTGGATAATCTTGAGAATTTAAAGGTGTCACAGTTGGAACTGCTAATAGATATGGTCAAATTAACAGATAACTCGTTTAACGAATTTTTCACTATTTGGAATAATTTTGAGCCTAGACATAAAACGAGCAAAGGAGAGAGTAGAAATGGTAACCCATTACTATCAAGTTTATCTCCTGAGAGGAGTTCATCTAAAACTTCTTATGATATAGATTCAAATGAATCTGAAAATGGTATAGATGGGAaaatcaatgaagaagTGAAGGATGCCAATGACGAAAGAAGCTCCAATGTTGAGgatatagaaaaaaatatcaatgacaatgatGGTGCCGAAGTTGGTATGACTTGGTTCGACATTAACAACAGCGAAGGTTTCAAGTTAATGGAGAAgcgaaaagaaaacatattACTAGATTTGGATAAGATTAATGAATCCATAGACCAAATAGATTCCCTTACTAAATCGATGTGGACGAGTATGTAA
- a CDS encoding uncharacterized protein (PKUD0C11450; possible pseudogene; premature stop codon) gives MQIQPLASILSDTSTATDPFNDVSSGNSPKPDHTTTPFDDLQLFIGIGYKHTRYDCLLNLDLKIYSTVDDFVLLGDRNRVLYYDSTNFTLNKIVELPNVSYIMQHHVIQNFLIILTKCQRLLIIDAFSGLFFTEIELFQPFVSFQEIISLDDCGFNILLKANGSFCQIVTFDLHSHRLLLKSSIIYPRFRPVHSLSIQDTFFYLFDKHGDYQVVIINGNNYHLLEATPNKKIFLDASFGLLRSIERLSPGKIIFLQDKGFSVFELRCTEKVSLNSLELFMYSLLPFSYSKFIQIQGIGYILMNGGYLMQIRENNTIVIKPEGRLLDIIPSDNFVLGIFEHYGKVARCLIGLEWSASTAAPIVIQENRPVYQDEKMVISYEKDNFVFRDQKGNEIITISSISETLKVVDLSPILQHDSSPYYYILVDHKGVVRFLVYNLTINPHFIKCIDIGNFDTDTILSLSYWEDTKTIEFRSTDEEKILNLRSLELIPRQKNLGSRLLIFKSRCLDIPALEEFFEKAVSVAEQLTLTNKWVIAQENNMNVFQRFTSEGSLNSPELMLLCKIYNKSHVDFHSISLVENVQRPISLVLRLGQLFGSSEQLIVDYAMYLVSEILVSLPSVLPLIVSIICSRKLTTRSSILLMLCFSICSEIVPANKALYLIKCAYLLLLKNQRAMKKVALDALKVLSRKDFRGKYDRFELAQAIQWLFVSRDVLFKEKEVDNIADFQSLNMIIDAIMIDEPLSMTVTIATIFKSEKFDIDSKTSALDYINYFMLEKSNLL, from the coding sequence ATGCAGATACAACCATTGGCATCCATTTTATCAGATACATCTACTGCCACTGATCCTTTCAATGATGTGAGTAGTGGAAATAGTCCAAAGCCAGACCACACAACCACACCTTTTGATGATCTCCAATTGTTCATTGGCATTGGCTACAAACACACCAGATATGATTGTCTATTAAACTTGGATCTCAAGATATATTCAACTGTTGATGACTTTGTTTTATTAGGAGACAGAAATCGGGTGCTGTATTACGATTCAACTAATTTCACTCTTAATAAAATTGTTGAACTACCCAATGTTTCTTATATAATGCAACATCATGTAATCCAGAATTTTCTTATCATTTTGACCAAATGTCAACGTCTTCTAATAATAGATGCATTTTCAGGGTTGTTTTTCACAGAAATCGAGTTATTTCAGCCATTTGTATCATTCCAAGAGATAATATCGTTAGATGATTGTGGGTTCAATATTTTGCTAAAAGCCAACGGAAGCTTTTGTCAAATAGTTACATTTGATCTGCACTCTCATCGTCTATTACTAAAGTCATCTATAATCTACCCTAGATTTCGACCGGTTCATTCACTTTCAATCCAAGATACGTTCTTCTATCTTTTCGATAAGCACGGAGATTATCAAGTTGTAATTATTAATGGAAACAATTACCACCTTTTAGAAGCAACGCCCAACAAAAAGATTTTCTTGGACGCCAGTTTTGGCTTACTAAGGAGTATAGAGAGACTATCACCCGGtaaaataattttcttACAAGACAAGGGGTTTTCTGTATTCGAATTGAGATGTACAGAAAAGGTATCCTTGAACAGTTTAGAGCTTTTCATGTATTCATTGTTACCCTTctcatattcaaaatttattcaaattcaaggGATTGGGTATATTCTGATGAATGGCGGATATTTAATGCAGATACGAGAAAATAACACAATTGTTATTAAGCCTGAAGGAAGGCTATTAGATATAATACCCAGTGATAACTTTGTTTTAGGGATATTTGAGCACTATGGAAAAGTAGCCAGATGTCTAATAGGTTTGGAATGGTCTGCATCTACTGCTGCACCAATCGTTATACAAGAAAATAGGCCCGTTTAtcaagatgaaaaaatggttATATCGTACGAAAAGGATAACTTTGTTTTCCGAGACCAAAAAGGCAATGAAATCATTACAATATCTAGCATATCGGAAACTTTGAAAGTGGTCGATCTTAGTCCGATATTGCAACACGATAGTTCACCGTATTATTATATTTTAGTCGACCATAAAGGAGTGGTCAGATTCTTGGTTTACAATTTGACGATTAATCCTCACTTCATCAAATGCATTGATATAGGAAATTTTGACACTGACACTATTCTCAGCTTATCCTATTGGGAAGATACAAAAACTATAGAGTTTAGATCTACagatgaagagaaaattttAAACTTGCGTTCTCTGGAACTCATCCCAAGGCAAAAAAATCTAGGTTCAAGACTAttaattttcaaatcaCGGTGTTTGGACATACCAGCGCTAGAGGAGttctttgaaaaggcaGTTAGTGTTGCAGAGCAACTAACCTTAACTAACAAGTGGGTAATAGCacaagaaaataacatGAATGTGTTTCAAAGATTCACAAGCGAAGGTTCACTAAATTCTCCGGAATTAATGTTGTTGTGCAAAATATATAACAAAAGTCACGTggattttcattcaatatCTTTAGTAGAGAATGTACAGCGTCCAATCTCACTTGTTCTAAGATTGGGCCAGCTGTTTGGATCAAGCGAACAGTTAATTGTCGATTATGCAATGTATCTGGTATCTGAAATTTTAGTTTCTCTGCCTTCAGTGCTACCTCTTATTGTAAGCATAATCTGCAGCAGAAAGCTCACCACACGAAGCTCTATATTACTGATGCTATGCTTTTCTATTTGTTCTGAAATTGTCCCCGCAAATAAAGCACTTTACCTTATCAAATGCGCATATCTACTGTTGCTGAAAAACCAGAGAGCAATGAAGAAAGTGGCTCTAGACGCATTGAAGGTTTTAAGTAGAAAGGATTTTAGAGGTAAGTATGACCGCTTTGAGCTGGCTCAAGCTATCCAATGGCTCTTTGTTTCCAGGGATGTACTATtcaaggagaaggaggTTGACAATATTGCtgattttcaaagtttgaacATGATCATAGATGCTATCATGATAGATGAGCCTTTAAGTATGACTGTCACAATTGCGACGATCTttaaaagtgaaaaatttgacATTGACTCAAAAACGTCTGCACTTGACTATATCAATTATTTTATGCTTGAAAAGTCAAACCTTTTATGA